Proteins from one Paenibacillus amylolyticus genomic window:
- a CDS encoding organic hydroperoxide resistance protein, giving the protein MKTLYETTVINTGGRQGIVQSPDNVFMLDVAAPPELGGQVTTATNPEQLFAAGYSACFNSALEFQLKKHKVEIERSTVAATVMLVTDSEDNGVKLQVDLEVKILGLDEETAQKFVKLAHDYCPYSKGIKGNVNVNVELA; this is encoded by the coding sequence ATGAAAACATTATATGAAACAACAGTCATCAATACAGGCGGACGTCAAGGAATCGTACAATCCCCGGATAACGTGTTTATGTTGGATGTTGCCGCACCACCTGAACTCGGAGGACAAGTGACGACAGCGACGAATCCGGAGCAGTTGTTTGCAGCAGGCTATAGTGCATGTTTTAACTCCGCACTGGAGTTTCAATTGAAGAAACATAAAGTTGAAATTGAAAGAAGTACTGTAGCTGCTACTGTCATGTTGGTGACAGATTCTGAGGATAACGGTGTGAAGCTTCAAGTCGATCTGGAAGTTAAAATTCTTGGTCTGGATGAAGAAACTGCACAGAAGTTTGTGAAACTTGCCCACGACTACTGCCCATATTCCAAAGGAATTAAAGGGAACGTCAATGTCAACGTGGAACTCGCGTAA
- the aroA gene encoding 3-phosphoshikimate 1-carboxyvinyltransferase, whose amino-acid sequence MDVIVKPTPTLNGEIGALSSKNYTTRYLLAAALAEGTSTIHFPAHSEDSDAMRRCIRDLGAVLEEDDSKIVIQGFGSHPRDVRELNVGNAGAVLRFLMGVTALCPEVTFVNSYPDSLGKRPHDDLIDALGQLGVEVQHEQGRLPITIKGGNAKGGHIRVSGSVSSQYLSALLFVTPLLAEDSTIEVLNDLKSKVVIGQTLEVLEQAGIVIHASDDYMSFRVPGGQAYQPTIYTVQGDYPGSAAVLAAAAVTQSDVKILRLMEQSKQGERAIVDVLRMMEVPLTHENDVVHVQGNGRLKAIEFDGDAATDAVLAMVAAAVFAEGTSRFYNVENLRYKECDRITDYLNELRKAGANVEERQAEIIVHGRPEGVEGGVEINAHFDHRVIMALTVVGLRSKEPLRIRDAHHVAKSYPQYFDHLQALGASVQWVKE is encoded by the coding sequence ATGGACGTTATTGTTAAACCTACCCCTACTTTGAACGGGGAAATCGGGGCTCTGTCCTCCAAAAACTACACTACCCGCTATCTGCTGGCTGCTGCGCTGGCAGAAGGTACAAGTACCATTCATTTCCCGGCACACAGTGAAGATAGTGACGCGATGCGCAGATGTATTCGTGATCTTGGGGCAGTGCTTGAAGAAGATGACAGCAAAATCGTGATCCAGGGCTTCGGCAGTCATCCCCGGGATGTGCGTGAGTTGAATGTGGGGAATGCGGGTGCTGTCCTTCGCTTCCTCATGGGAGTTACAGCGCTCTGCCCTGAAGTTACATTTGTGAATTCGTACCCGGATTCGCTGGGTAAACGTCCGCATGATGACCTGATCGATGCACTTGGCCAATTGGGCGTAGAAGTGCAGCACGAACAGGGACGCTTGCCGATCACCATCAAGGGTGGCAATGCCAAGGGTGGTCACATTCGTGTATCCGGCTCCGTCAGCTCCCAGTATCTGAGCGCATTGCTGTTTGTTACGCCTTTGCTTGCCGAAGACAGCACCATTGAAGTGCTGAATGATCTGAAGTCCAAGGTCGTTATCGGACAGACGCTGGAAGTGCTGGAGCAGGCCGGCATCGTTATCCATGCAAGTGATGATTACATGTCCTTCCGTGTACCGGGTGGACAGGCTTACCAGCCAACGATCTACACGGTTCAAGGCGATTATCCTGGATCAGCGGCGGTTCTTGCAGCAGCAGCTGTTACACAGTCTGATGTGAAAATTCTGCGCCTGATGGAGCAGAGCAAACAGGGCGAACGTGCCATCGTTGATGTGCTGCGCATGATGGAAGTGCCGCTGACACATGAGAACGATGTCGTACACGTTCAAGGAAATGGCAGATTGAAAGCGATCGAATTCGACGGAGATGCCGCAACGGACGCCGTTTTGGCGATGGTAGCCGCAGCTGTGTTTGCGGAAGGCACGTCACGGTTCTATAATGTAGAGAACCTGCGTTACAAGGAATGTGACCGAATCACAGACTACTTGAACGAACTGCGGAAGGCAGGAGCGAACGTCGAAGAGCGTCAGGCTGAGATCATCGTACACGGACGTCCGGAAGGCGTTGAAGGCGGCGTTGAGATTAATGCTCACTTCGACCATCGCGTAATTATGGCGCTCACTGTTGTGGGTCTGCGTTCCAAGGAGCCGCTTCGTATTCGGGATGCACACCATGTAGCCAAGTCATATCCGCAATATTTCGATCATTTGCAGGCGCTTGGCGCCTCGGTTCAATGGGTAAAAGAGTAA
- a CDS encoding aminotransferase class I/II-fold pyridoxal phosphate-dependent enzyme — protein sequence MNHHRTPLFTALKNHAALNPVQFHIPGHKKGLGADTEFREFIGDNAFSIDLINIAPLDDLHQPTGVIQEAQILAADAFGADYTYFSVQGTSSAIMTMILSVCSPGDKIIVPRNVHKSVLSAIIFSGAKPVFVSPSQDANLGIDHGVTTQSIRRALERHPDAKALLVINPTYYGVVTDLKEIVELAHSYQVPVLVDEAHGVLIHFHEDLPLSAMAAGADMAATSVHKLGGSMTQSSVLNLNTKNGFVNPQRVQTILSLLTSTSTSYILLASLDTSRRNLALHGREIAQKAIELAEFARRSINDMDGLYCFGKELLGTEATFNYDPTKVTVHVRHLGITGYETENWLREHYNIEVELSDMYNILCLITPGDTDDSVDILLNALQDLSRTYYQVNPAHELVVKVPDIPQLMLTPRDAFYGDTEVIPFKESAGRIISEFIYVYPPGIPILLPGEVITQENIDYIIDHVEVGLPVKGPEDRSVTNVKVIVEADAIF from the coding sequence ATGAATCACCACCGTACGCCGCTGTTTACCGCTTTAAAAAATCATGCGGCACTCAATCCGGTACAGTTTCATATTCCGGGCCATAAAAAAGGATTGGGAGCGGATACCGAATTCCGTGAATTTATTGGCGATAATGCCTTCTCCATAGATTTGATTAACATCGCACCGCTGGATGACCTGCATCAGCCAACCGGTGTGATTCAGGAAGCACAGATTCTGGCAGCAGATGCCTTCGGAGCCGATTATACCTATTTTAGTGTACAAGGCACAAGCAGTGCCATTATGACCATGATTCTATCCGTATGTTCACCGGGTGACAAAATTATTGTGCCCCGTAATGTGCATAAATCGGTATTGTCCGCCATCATTTTCTCAGGCGCCAAACCCGTATTTGTCTCTCCATCGCAAGATGCCAATCTGGGTATTGACCATGGAGTGACCACACAGTCCATCCGTCGTGCACTTGAGCGCCATCCGGATGCCAAGGCATTGCTTGTCATTAACCCGACCTATTACGGCGTAGTTACAGACCTGAAGGAAATTGTTGAGCTGGCACACAGCTACCAGGTCCCTGTACTTGTTGATGAAGCACATGGCGTACTCATTCATTTCCATGAGGATCTGCCGTTGTCTGCGATGGCAGCAGGCGCCGATATGGCTGCAACCAGTGTTCACAAGCTTGGTGGCTCCATGACACAGAGTTCCGTACTCAACCTGAACACGAAGAATGGATTCGTGAATCCACAGCGTGTACAGACGATCCTGAGTCTGCTCACCTCAACATCCACTTCATACATTTTGCTTGCTTCACTCGACACATCAAGACGTAACCTCGCACTCCACGGTCGTGAGATTGCACAGAAGGCGATTGAACTGGCCGAGTTTGCCAGACGTTCGATTAACGATATGGATGGGCTGTATTGCTTCGGTAAAGAGCTGCTGGGTACAGAAGCGACCTTCAATTATGATCCAACCAAAGTAACGGTCCATGTTCGCCATCTGGGTATTACAGGATACGAGACGGAGAACTGGCTGCGTGAGCATTACAACATTGAGGTCGAACTTAGTGATATGTATAATATTCTGTGCCTCATCACGCCAGGAGATACGGATGACAGCGTGGATATCTTGCTGAACGCTTTGCAGGATCTCTCCCGTACCTATTATCAAGTGAACCCGGCGCATGAACTGGTGGTAAAAGTTCCGGATATTCCACAGTTGATGCTGACGCCACGTGATGCATTCTACGGTGATACCGAAGTGATTCCGTTTAAGGAGTCCGCAGGACGTATTATCTCGGAATTCATCTATGTCTATCCACCAGGAATTCCGATCCTGTTACCGGGCGAGGTTATTACCCAGGAAAACATCGACTACATCATCGATCATGTGGAAGTCGGATTGCCTGTCAAAGGACCCGAAGATCGCAGCGTAACCAACGTTAAAGTGATCGTGGAAGCCGACGCCATTTTCTAA
- a CDS encoding recombinase family protein encodes MKINIFTGIVWVNLMVKVVIIIYKIIQKKDMVVDVMGQIKRVAALYRVSTKGQMDGNDIPMQQRACRKMVEKQEGWKLVKEYTEKGVSGFKVPASKRDVIQQAKEDAENGLFDVLLVFMFDRLGRKDDETPFVLEWFVNKGVEMWSVIEGQQKIEAYTDRMVNYLRFWQSSDESKKTSDRVNEKHIQMVEDGIFRGGGIPYGYKSVDSGNVNKKEKHCKNWASMKKSQRSYKKYFD; translated from the coding sequence TTGAAAATAAATATATTTACTGGTATAGTTTGGGTAAATTTAATGGTTAAAGTAGTTATAATTATTTATAAAATAATACAGAAAAAAGATATGGTGGTTGATGTAATGGGACAAATAAAGCGTGTTGCAGCACTATATCGAGTATCCACAAAAGGACAGATGGACGGAAACGATATTCCAATGCAGCAACGAGCATGCAGGAAGATGGTAGAAAAACAAGAGGGATGGAAGCTAGTTAAGGAATATACCGAAAAAGGGGTATCTGGTTTTAAAGTACCTGCTTCGAAGCGTGATGTTATACAACAGGCTAAAGAAGATGCAGAGAATGGTTTATTCGATGTCTTGTTGGTATTTATGTTTGATAGGCTTGGAAGAAAAGATGATGAGACTCCCTTTGTACTTGAGTGGTTTGTAAATAAAGGGGTTGAAATGTGGTCTGTAATAGAAGGTCAGCAAAAAATTGAAGCTTACACCGATCGGATGGTCAACTACTTAAGATTCTGGCAGTCAAGCGATGAAAGTAAGAAGACCTCTGACCGTGTCAACGAAAAACATATACAGATGGTCGAAGATGGTATTTTTAGGGGAGGAGGTATACCCTATGGATATAAGAGTGTTGATTCCGGTAATGTAAATAAAAAGGAAAAGCACTGCAAAAACTGGGCAAGCATGAAGAAGAGTCAAAGATCGTACAAGAAATATTTCGACTAG
- a CDS encoding shikimate kinase, whose translation MSKSNNIILIGMMGTGKSTVADMLARELGYRLIDIDAAVEKEEGCTIPELFTGKGETYFRDAESRVLSSVLEKKSQVIATGGGVVLRSDNCDVMLNNGWVVALTADPAVIVERVSGCDNRPLLAGNAEERIKTIMEERKDAYQFAHYTVDTTQLSAAEVTRLILAHYRV comes from the coding sequence TTGAGCAAGTCTAACAATATTATTCTCATCGGCATGATGGGAACCGGCAAATCAACCGTCGCTGACATGCTTGCACGCGAGCTTGGTTATCGATTGATTGATATAGATGCCGCGGTGGAAAAAGAGGAAGGCTGTACGATTCCGGAACTGTTCACTGGCAAGGGAGAGACGTATTTCCGTGATGCCGAGAGCCGCGTGTTGAGTTCGGTACTGGAGAAGAAGTCACAGGTCATTGCGACCGGAGGTGGCGTGGTGCTGCGTTCGGATAATTGTGATGTGATGTTAAACAATGGTTGGGTGGTTGCCTTGACAGCTGATCCGGCAGTGATTGTAGAACGTGTGAGCGGTTGTGACAATCGTCCACTTCTTGCAGGCAATGCAGAGGAACGCATCAAGACAATTATGGAAGAACGAAAAGACGCATACCAATTCGCACATTATACGGTGGATACAACTCAGTTATCCGCTGCTGAAGTGACTCGTTTAATTTTAGCGCATTACCGCGTCTAA
- a CDS encoding M1 family metallopeptidase, producing MYQQNNEQIGEDHPEKTAEDFLGGIDIQVVTADRQSLDFHKENQALTVQLKESIQPGESITVQLEFHLKIPYGSQRISYYKDIINGAHWFPVMSVYDEVKHQWNKAPYSRTFESDYYTSSDYEVQFNVPDKYQVAMPGAITTQDSTEQGRKIVSAVAENTREFVFFASPNLQVQRATRNGLTVEYYYFNDDPSKKEIVDRYINQAFKVIDFYSEKYGKYPYPEFRIVETYVQGVAVEYSRLIQMGQIHDSAVPEEDTTFVHEIAHQWFHALIGNNSETESFLDEGFADFSMVYFAEKQGDQLNGFRSIQFDTAPVDMAIAATNDEAGELAGLVYYQKGRQAIYQLYRSVGEEKFDELMKTYFKRYVYQNATIEGLLHTIEDVLGKDVRTEMQMALYQPDFVLKPEYQLTKEETAAYVHDILQVQYQAVMGMIPNLPYEVMSRLMDKVLQGEELTIVLSDQVSKLAAKQQEELVDQLTGFLDMSGIRYDVVRDRKELKQKMKKRSVTATLLSLAMPSQTDWCRL from the coding sequence ATGTACCAACAGAACAATGAACAGATTGGTGAAGATCATCCTGAGAAGACAGCGGAGGACTTTCTGGGTGGCATCGATATTCAGGTTGTAACAGCAGATCGCCAGTCGTTGGATTTTCATAAGGAAAACCAGGCGTTGACCGTGCAGTTGAAAGAGTCCATTCAACCAGGCGAATCGATAACAGTTCAATTGGAATTCCATCTGAAGATACCTTATGGCTCACAGCGAATTTCCTATTACAAGGATATAATCAATGGTGCACACTGGTTCCCGGTGATGTCTGTATACGATGAGGTCAAGCATCAGTGGAATAAGGCACCGTATAGTCGAACATTCGAGAGCGATTATTACACCTCGTCGGACTATGAAGTTCAATTCAATGTGCCTGATAAATATCAGGTAGCCATGCCTGGCGCGATCACCACTCAAGACAGTACAGAACAAGGACGTAAGATTGTGTCTGCCGTAGCCGAGAATACGAGAGAGTTTGTTTTCTTTGCTAGTCCTAATCTTCAAGTGCAGCGCGCTACCCGTAACGGTCTGACGGTAGAATACTATTATTTCAACGATGATCCATCCAAGAAAGAGATTGTTGACCGGTACATTAATCAGGCATTCAAGGTCATTGATTTCTATAGTGAGAAATATGGCAAGTATCCCTACCCAGAGTTCCGAATTGTCGAGACGTATGTACAAGGCGTTGCCGTAGAGTATTCGAGGCTCATACAGATGGGACAGATTCATGATAGTGCCGTTCCAGAAGAAGATACAACCTTTGTTCATGAAATAGCACATCAGTGGTTCCATGCATTAATCGGTAATAACTCGGAGACCGAATCCTTCCTGGACGAAGGTTTTGCCGATTTCTCCATGGTGTATTTTGCCGAGAAACAGGGAGATCAGTTAAATGGTTTCAGATCCATACAGTTTGATACGGCACCCGTAGATATGGCGATTGCGGCAACAAACGATGAAGCCGGGGAGTTGGCGGGTCTGGTGTATTATCAGAAGGGAAGACAAGCGATTTATCAGCTGTACCGTTCTGTCGGTGAAGAGAAATTTGACGAGTTGATGAAGACATATTTCAAACGCTACGTATACCAAAATGCAACAATAGAGGGGCTGCTCCATACCATCGAAGATGTGCTTGGTAAGGACGTACGTACCGAAATGCAGATGGCCCTGTATCAGCCTGATTTTGTCCTAAAGCCGGAATACCAATTAACCAAAGAAGAGACCGCCGCATATGTGCATGATATCTTACAAGTGCAATATCAGGCTGTCATGGGGATGATCCCCAATCTGCCTTATGAAGTGATGAGTCGATTGATGGACAAAGTCCTTCAAGGCGAGGAATTAACCATTGTACTCAGCGATCAGGTGAGTAAGCTTGCGGCTAAACAGCAGGAAGAGTTGGTTGATCAGTTGACTGGATTTCTTGATATGAGCGGTATACGGTACGACGTTGTAAGGGATCGCAAGGAACTGAAGCAAAAAATGAAAAAGAGATCGGTAACAGCAACCTTATTGTCATTGGCAATGCCAAGTCAAACGGATTGGTGCAGGCTTTGA
- a CDS encoding copper amine oxidase — MKWKRILLCVTVFSLLGGSLLFADSVNEKIRVLINGKEAADGGYLIDGTTYVPVREAGGVVKWDSSNKRVTVIKPNVHIFLFKGDTVFGNVNVGKLKFNVFSQVDSLTADVAAVKVTITNPSGQVKDIQSQELTTQKDNFWFRTYDFTYDFSRAGKYQVGFHIKENANSNYVLVAEKIITALND, encoded by the coding sequence ATGAAATGGAAACGAATATTGCTTTGTGTCACGGTATTCTCCTTGCTCGGCGGGTCTTTATTGTTTGCAGATTCGGTGAACGAGAAGATTCGTGTTCTCATTAACGGCAAGGAAGCAGCTGATGGAGGTTATCTCATTGATGGCACGACCTACGTACCTGTAAGGGAAGCCGGAGGCGTCGTCAAATGGGATAGCAGTAACAAGAGAGTAACGGTGATCAAACCGAATGTACATATTTTTCTCTTCAAGGGAGACACTGTATTTGGTAACGTTAACGTGGGCAAGTTGAAATTTAATGTATTTTCACAAGTGGACAGTCTGACAGCTGATGTAGCTGCGGTAAAAGTTACGATTACCAATCCGAGTGGTCAGGTGAAGGATATCCAGTCGCAGGAGCTCACAACGCAGAAGGATAACTTCTGGTTCCGCACATACGATTTTACGTACGATTTCAGTCGTGCCGGCAAGTACCAAGTCGGTTTTCATATTAAAGAAAATGCAAACAGCAACTACGTCCTGGTAGCGGAGAAAATCATTACAGCGCTGAACGATTGA
- a CDS encoding MFS transporter, translating into MQTDTKPAKILRSPFFIAMWLTLFLVEIIKGALLVAVLPVYMDNILGLSAGVIGVAFALQYLGDNLFRAPSGWAAERIGFRATMVTALICTLIAVIMILFLKSAFGLAMACLILGIGTSPLWPCAMTGVTAMSGPQNKNGTAMGALEMAALGGTGLGPVGMNWLLERTHHDYRTIFLVLMGCAILVILVAMILPGRVIVEGEHAEQAAKNRDQKYPAKPNLLTPFIRLQKSVKGTLQRVRSTLNVNPLVYPALFMQSFVIGLLSPVITLYTRTDLHISPNLYSLLLIAGGGITVIALLPVGKMVDRFGTKPFLNIGFLMASASLFAFSSITSVPVVFGVVMLVGVSYAMILPAWNAFVATLIPKGERGAIWGFFLTLQGSGMVVGPIVSGLLWDHVSHPAPFIGSAVVMAGLAVVHFVLSRNPFRTAPAK; encoded by the coding sequence ATGCAAACCGACACAAAACCAGCCAAAATTTTGCGATCACCATTTTTTATCGCGATGTGGCTGACACTTTTTCTGGTTGAAATTATCAAAGGAGCGCTGTTGGTAGCTGTTCTGCCCGTGTATATGGACAATATTCTGGGTCTGTCCGCAGGTGTCATTGGTGTGGCATTTGCTCTTCAATATCTGGGAGATAATCTGTTTCGGGCGCCTTCCGGCTGGGCAGCAGAACGAATCGGATTCCGCGCGACGATGGTCACAGCTCTAATCTGTACCTTAATCGCTGTTATTATGATCCTTTTTCTCAAAAGTGCCTTTGGACTGGCCATGGCCTGTCTGATTCTTGGCATTGGTACATCTCCGCTCTGGCCTTGTGCCATGACCGGGGTGACTGCGATGTCAGGCCCTCAGAATAAGAATGGCACAGCGATGGGCGCGCTCGAGATGGCCGCTCTGGGTGGTACAGGTCTTGGACCCGTGGGCATGAACTGGTTGCTGGAGCGTACGCATCATGATTATCGCACCATATTTCTGGTGTTGATGGGTTGTGCCATTCTCGTTATTTTGGTGGCCATGATTCTTCCTGGACGTGTCATTGTCGAAGGAGAGCATGCTGAGCAAGCAGCGAAGAATAGAGATCAGAAGTATCCAGCCAAACCGAATTTGCTTACACCGTTCATCCGGCTGCAAAAGAGTGTGAAGGGCACATTGCAACGCGTTCGCAGCACGCTTAATGTCAATCCACTGGTGTATCCTGCCTTGTTTATGCAGTCATTTGTGATCGGGCTGCTCAGTCCAGTAATTACGCTATATACCCGTACAGACCTGCACATCTCACCAAATCTGTATAGCTTGTTGTTGATTGCAGGTGGTGGGATTACCGTTATTGCCTTACTGCCTGTAGGTAAAATGGTAGACAGATTCGGCACGAAACCGTTCCTGAACATTGGTTTTTTGATGGCGTCAGCAAGTCTGTTTGCATTCTCTTCCATTACCTCCGTTCCGGTGGTATTTGGTGTTGTCATGCTGGTGGGCGTCAGTTATGCCATGATATTGCCAGCCTGGAATGCGTTTGTAGCCACACTGATTCCCAAAGGGGAGCGGGGAGCGATCTGGGGATTCTTCCTTACCTTACAGGGATCGGGCATGGTGGTAGGTCCCATCGTATCCGGACTGCTGTGGGACCACGTAAGCCATCCGGCTCCGTTCATCGGGAGTGCCGTTGTCATGGCAGGACTTGCGGTAGTGCATTTTGTATTATCTCGCAATCCGTTTCGTACCGCTCCAGCCAAATAA
- a CDS encoding DUF1292 domain-containing protein encodes MSDHTHEHGDGCGCGQDHDHDHEHEEVLLTLTDENGQDVEMVLVETFDVEKHVYALLLERNNPEADGIILRMEEEDEEMVLYNIEDEEEWNRVEAAYNELVASQE; translated from the coding sequence ATGAGCGATCACACACATGAACACGGCGATGGCTGCGGATGCGGGCAAGACCACGACCACGACCACGAGCATGAAGAAGTCCTTCTCACATTAACAGACGAGAACGGCCAAGACGTGGAGATGGTTTTGGTGGAGACGTTTGACGTGGAGAAGCATGTTTATGCGCTCCTGCTGGAACGTAACAATCCTGAAGCTGACGGCATCATCCTGCGTATGGAAGAAGAAGACGAGGAAATGGTGCTCTACAATATTGAAGACGAAGAAGAGTGGAACCGCGTTGAAGCGGCTTACAACGAACTCGTTGCATCACAAGAATAG
- a CDS encoding CoA-binding protein: protein MEFNNPTREEIGQLLRKAGNIAVVGLSDKSDRTSYMVAEAMQSRGYRIIPVNPQVQGEILGETVYPTLADIPEPVDIVNVFRRDEFCADVAREAVAIKANVLWLQLGIHSDEAVQIAAENGMTAVTNRCIKVEDSIVLRGAGRG, encoded by the coding sequence ATGGAATTTAACAACCCTACTCGTGAAGAAATTGGACAACTTTTGCGCAAGGCAGGCAACATCGCAGTCGTCGGTTTATCAGACAAGTCGGATCGCACTTCCTATATGGTGGCAGAAGCCATGCAGAGCAGAGGCTACCGCATCATCCCGGTTAACCCGCAGGTTCAAGGTGAAATTCTTGGCGAGACTGTATATCCTACGCTTGCGGATATTCCAGAGCCGGTAGACATCGTCAATGTGTTTCGTCGCGATGAGTTTTGCGCGGATGTCGCTCGGGAAGCGGTTGCCATCAAAGCGAATGTCCTGTGGCTGCAGCTTGGCATCCATAGTGATGAAGCGGTCCAGATTGCTGCAGAGAACGGCATGACAGCGGTAACGAATCGTTGTATCAAGGTAGAGGATTCCATCGTTCTGCGCGGCGCTGGACGCGGCTGA
- a CDS encoding recombinase family protein has translation MLEEGYGQLRIAKLLNEKNVPTRKAKQWGAPTVNVILKNPIYKGVMRYRKEEGDDIFSKPIPELMIVSEEDWNSVQDIRDKKNPKNPNKNENSIPMSTKGSLLLTGLARCGCCNSRLTTTTFVNKYKAANGEIVRYNQNKSYRCSGKLQGKTDCKGQATFSSNKVERQVLKMVDEYLSQLRIIDLQSEIDSLKMKISNEEEKKIKTMQNLLEEYYEELVALNAEVPKAIMGKSAFKPEMINGLIDKKENVIQKTSEDIKEIEKLLSTKKMEISEMETLKDYLPVWPDVFTNASTEKKKMMLCTLLEVVYISKDKILVEIKGGIKELLGHICSENKDTKSSLI, from the coding sequence GTGCTTGAAGAAGGGTACGGGCAATTAAGGATAGCTAAACTTCTAAACGAAAAAAATGTTCCGACAAGAAAAGCAAAACAATGGGGTGCCCCAACTGTAAATGTTATACTCAAAAATCCAATTTACAAAGGAGTGATGAGATACAGAAAAGAAGAAGGGGACGATATATTCTCAAAACCAATCCCTGAATTAATGATAGTGTCAGAAGAGGATTGGAATAGTGTACAGGATATAAGGGATAAAAAGAACCCTAAAAATCCAAACAAAAATGAAAATTCCATTCCCATGAGCACTAAGGGAAGTTTACTTTTGACTGGACTAGCCAGATGCGGTTGTTGTAATTCTAGATTGACTACGACTACATTTGTAAATAAATACAAAGCAGCTAATGGAGAAATAGTCAGATACAATCAGAATAAAAGTTATCGTTGTAGTGGGAAATTGCAGGGAAAGACGGATTGTAAAGGACAGGCAACATTTTCTTCAAATAAGGTAGAGAGACAAGTCTTAAAAATGGTGGATGAATACTTAAGTCAACTCAGGATAATAGATTTACAATCAGAAATTGATTCATTAAAAATGAAAATTTCTAATGAAGAAGAGAAAAAAATTAAAACAATGCAAAATTTACTGGAAGAGTACTATGAGGAGCTCGTGGCCTTAAATGCTGAAGTTCCGAAAGCTATAATGGGTAAGAGCGCATTCAAGCCAGAAATGATCAATGGTCTTATCGATAAAAAAGAAAACGTAATTCAGAAAACCTCTGAAGATATTAAGGAAATAGAGAAATTATTATCCACCAAAAAAATGGAGATATCAGAGATGGAGACTCTAAAAGATTATCTCCCAGTTTGGCCAGATGTGTTTACAAATGCTTCTACAGAAAAGAAGAAAATGATGTTATGCACATTGCTTGAGGTGGTCTACATTAGCAAAGATAAAATATTGGTGGAAATAAAGGGCGGAATAAAAGAATTACTCGGTCATATATGCAGTGAGAATAAGGATACCAAGAGCTCGCTTATTTAA